The Burkholderiales bacterium sequence GAACCGAAATAAAGTCAATAGCGGACATTGGGATCGGGATTAGTTGCCACAGGCAACCTTCCACAACGTTTCCCCGATGCTATCGGCCGAGATGCGTTGCCATTCGTCCGGGTCTGAGGTGTTGTAAACGACTGCACCGTCCCCCGAACGACGCGAGTAAAACGAAAAGGCAAGTGTCCGAATATGCTCTCCTTTGCAGTCGCATTCCACTTGTCCTTTTGACGACAAGTATGACTTCAAATCGGGCGGATCCTTTTGAGCGGACTTATAGTTGATCAATACCCACATTTTGACCTTGCCGCCCGACTTGCGGATGGTGGTACGATCAACGTAGGTATAAAATCCGCGGCCTTCTTTATTACCGCCCACCCGCTCCCAGCCCGCCGTCGCGCTGGCGCTGAATGCAGCAAGAACCAAAGCTAAAGCAAGCTGTCTCATTTGTGCTTAGGTAACGACGGGAGGGTAGCTATTCCAGCGGCTAAACGTTTTGATAACGCGCTATACATTCTACACTTCCACCGCCGTGTTGAGTCATTAAGCTCAGCTCTTCTACCTCGAATCTCCTGCCCGTGCTTCCATAAAGATGCTTGTCACGGAATGTTCAGGATTCAAGCCTTAACACCGTCGTTCAATTATTCGAATGGTGAGTTTGCCCTCGAAATTTCAACATCCAGGCGCCAGCGCTTGCAGTTCCCCAACTCCCGTTTCTGCGGGAGTGGATCGCAACCCGGTTTGTTCAGATAATGCAGGGCTGAGGCAGAGCCGTTTGAAGACGAAGGAACGCATGCAATTCAGTCATGTAGGTGGTTTGCAGGGGGTCGCGGCGACCACGCTGAGTCTGGTACTGCTTGCTGGCTGTGCTTCACCGCCGCCGCCCAAACCGGATGAGGCCAAGGTCAAACGATTTGCACAGGAAGGTTATCTCACCGACAATCATTACGCCTTCTCTACGATAGATGCTACCTGGGAAAGCCCGAAGAGCAGTTTCGATGTCGCCCTGATGGTCCCGAACGGGCCGGGACCGTTCCCATTGGTGATTTATCTGCCGGCTCTGGGTGAAACGCGTTCAGCGGGTGATGCCTGGCGTAAGGCCTGGGCACAAGGCGGCTACGCCGTTTTATCTATTCAACCCTTGGCTGGAGACGCCGATGCGTGGTCGTCGGAGGAAGCGCGCGCGGGTAACTTTTCCGATCTTGCTCGCGAGCGGTATTCGGGAAAAGTCATGGCGGCGCGTATCCAAGCTTTGCGGCTCGCATTGGCTGAACTGATCCGCCGCCACAACCGGAAAGAGCCGCCACTGGATCGTATAAACCTTTCCCGCAGCGCAGTCGCCGGCTACGACCTGGGTGCCTACACCGCGATGGTGATGGCCGGTGAGAGTGTGGACAATACCGGAACGCCAGCTTTTCCCATACCAATCAGTGCGGTAATCGCGCTTAGTCCGTACGCGGACTTTTCTGGCGTTGCACTGAGCGAGCGTTACCGCGGCATCCGCGGGCCCGTGCTTTCAGTTACCAGCGATCTTGATGAGGATCCTCTGGGACTTGTAACGCCGCCCGCGATGCGCAAAGCGCCGTTTAAATACATGCCCGGCGGAGATAAATATCTGCTAATTCTGTTGAATGTCTCGCATCGGACTTTGGCCGGCGGCGCAATCAACCAGGATGCCTTCGAGGGCCGCCCGCCGGGAGAAACTGGCCGTGGCAGGAGCCATTCTTTCTTTGGCATGGGTGGTGGTCGCCACGTTGAAAGCGGCGACACGGGCGGCTTTAGCGTTCGAGGACCGCAGCCGTCGATGACAACCCAGGCGATGGGCCAAACTGCCATTCAGAATTTCACAACCGCCTTTCTCGATGTCTATTTGAAGAACGATCCCGTAGCTCGAGAATGGCTCACGAAGAATGCACCCCTGTGGATCAAGGGCCACGGCGAATTCCAGAAGAAATAATATGAGCCGAGACTTCTCCAGTTGAGCGTTTTGTCCTGCACATTTTGATCAATTGCGGCGGACGCTTTCGTGCATCGGCCAACAAGGACGCTGGGACTTGTGAATTTTTACCTGAGTTTCTGCGCGATTCCCGTTACGCTTGCTTCAGGTCTTGATCCGGTGGGCGAATTGGCCCTCGCGCGTCATGATGGGACACGGCAAAGGGGTACAATTTTACCTGCAACCCCGAGCGCTATCGCCGGTGAACGTCGGTTCCAGCGCCGGTTTACCGAAGGCAGAACGCGCATTCTGCCTTTTGTTCGCGACCGGACGGGCGTTCTGAGATAAAACCTGGGCGAGATCCTATTGAACAGAGGGAAAACCATGGAACTGAATTTGACAAACAAACTCGCGTTGGTCAGTGGCAGCACCGCTGGCATCGGACACGCGATCGCAACAACGCTCGCCCGCGAAGGTGCTAGGGTCATTGTCAATGGCCGGTACCAAGCTTCTGTAGATGAAACCGTAGCCAAAATGAAGTCGGCCACGGGCGGCACGGTATATGGATTTGCAGGTGATCTGAGTCTGGCTGCAGTCGCAGACGAGATCGCGCGGCGGTATCCGGATGTGGAAATCCTCGTCAACAGCCTCGGGATCTTCGAGCCAAAGCCGTTTGAGGAAATTCCTGACGCGGACTGGCTGAAGCTCTTCAACGTCAATGTCCTGAGCGGGGTACGCCTGGCGCGCCTTTATCTTCCCGCGATGAGGCGCCACAATTGGGGCCGCATTATCTTTATATCCAGCGAGAGCGGGGTTCAAATTCCGTCCGAAATGATCCACTATGGAATGACCAAAACCGCGCAACTCGCGATCTCGCGCGGCCTTGCTGAAGCAGTTGCGGGTACCGGTATCACTGTCAACAGCATCCTACCTGGCCCGACAAGATCGCGCGGAGTTGGCGAGTTCGTCGATGCACTTGCAAAGGCTGATGGGAAATCATTTGAGGAATTTGAAAAGGAATTTTTCACGAAGGTTCGGCCCACATCGCTCATTAAGCGATTCGCTTCGCCTGAAGAGGTGGCGTGGCTGGTGACCTACATCGCCAGCCCACTCGCGTCGGCAACAACGGGCGCTGCTCTTCGCGTCGACGGGGGCGTCGTAAAAAGCGTGTTTTGATCGCTTCGAGTACTCAGTTCACATCTTATTTAATCCATGGCTTTTGTAAAAGTCGGGCAGGCACCCGACTGCTGTGCGGCTGCGCAAATTGATTTCGGCGGAAGCCCGCATGAGCCCGTGCTGCAAAGCATAAATTAAATTAGTTTCCGTCTGCAAAATTATGAAGTTGACTGAACTTGATCTAGATCAATTTCCTGATTCTGCAGCTTCCTGCGCATTAAATTTTCTGTAGAATGTCATATCGAGATTTGTGTTTTTGTTACACCCTAGTAGGACGGCCACCCTCTGATTGCTGTTCTCGCGAGGCCAATGACCCGGAGCGGTGGTAGTTATTGAATGCAATGAAGATGTGAAGAAAAACGAAAAGACCTAAGCTTCTTATCAAATGAGCAAATCGATACTGAACGTGCGGCGCATCCGGCAGAATCGAATCGGGGAATTCCGCTGCTTCCTGGAAAGCCTGGATAAGGCGGACTTCGTGCGCCCTTTGGGGGCGGTTCCAGTGGGAAGCAAGTCATGGTGACAGCACCGACTTATGCGAAGTGGTGCGATCGCAAGCTGTGGACGGTGCACGAGGCAATCTGCCTGCTATTGGCGATAGAACCGGAAATTGCTTGGATTAAGGATTCGCACAGCGTTGGAGGCGCCGACCCGTTGATCGCGGCGCTTCAGCAATATGTCGAACTTGTCGCTGATGCGATGATTGGCGGTTTTTTGAAGCCGTTCAGTACGGAAGATCTGTCACTAGCGGTGCCGGACCGTCGGATAGACCCGCGCGAGTTTCTCGAGTGGGCTCAGAGCCGGAAAATTGCCATCCCGAAGGAGCTGGCTTCGGTGCTGAAGCACGACCCGTTGCGGCACCTAGCGGAGGGAGTTGCAGGCGCCGAGTTGAGCGCCAAGCATTATACCCAGCGCATCACCGACCGCTACCCGGATGCCCACGA is a genomic window containing:
- a CDS encoding surface-adhesin E family protein; its protein translation is MRQLALALVLAAFSASATAGWERVGGNKEGRGFYTYVDRTTIRKSGGKVKMWVLINYKSAQKDPPDLKSYLSSKGQVECDCKGEHIRTLAFSFYSRRSGDGAVVYNTSDPDEWQRISADSIGETLWKVACGN
- a CDS encoding SDR family oxidoreductase; its protein translation is MELNLTNKLALVSGSTAGIGHAIATTLAREGARVIVNGRYQASVDETVAKMKSATGGTVYGFAGDLSLAAVADEIARRYPDVEILVNSLGIFEPKPFEEIPDADWLKLFNVNVLSGVRLARLYLPAMRRHNWGRIIFISSESGVQIPSEMIHYGMTKTAQLAISRGLAEAVAGTGITVNSILPGPTRSRGVGEFVDALAKADGKSFEEFEKEFFTKVRPTSLIKRFASPEEVAWLVTYIASPLASATTGAALRVDGGVVKSVF